A single region of the Streptococcus macedonicus ACA-DC 198 genome encodes:
- a CDS encoding Transposase: MSRKIRRHFTDDFKQQIVDLHNAGMKRSDLIKEYELTPSTFDKWVRQAKLTGSFRSVYNMTDEQRELIQLKKRNKELKMQLDILKQVAVIMARKDK, encoded by the coding sequence ATGTCCAGAAAAATACGTCGCCACTTCACCGATGACTTTAAGCAACAAATTGTTGACCTCCACAATGCTGGAATGAAACGAAGTGATCTTATCAAAGAATATGAGTTAACGCCCTCAACCTTCGATAAGTGGGTCAGACAAGCCAAACTAACGGGTTCCTTCAGATCTGTTTATAATATGACAGATGAACAACGGGAACTAATTCAACTCAAAAAACGCAATAAAGAACTCAAAATGCAATTAGACATCCTAAAGCAAGTGGCAGTGATTATGGCACGAAAAGATAAGTAA
- the luxS gene encoding S-ribosylhomocysteine lyase/Autoinducer-2 production protein LuxS, giving the protein MSKKEVTVESFELDHTIVKAPYVRLISEEAGPLGDVISNFDIRLVQPNENAIPTAGLHTIEHLLAKLIRERIDGMIDCSPFGCRTGFHLIMWEKHNTTEIAKVIKSSLEEIANVTSWEDVPGTTIESCGNYKDHSLFTAKEWAKLILKDGISDDPFERHVI; this is encoded by the coding sequence ATGTCTAAAAAAGAAGTTACTGTGGAAAGTTTTGAACTTGACCACACTATTGTTAAAGCCCCTTATGTCCGCCTTATTTCAGAAGAAGCTGGACCTCTAGGCGATGTTATTTCAAACTTTGATATTCGTCTTGTGCAACCTAACGAAAATGCTATTCCAACAGCTGGTTTACATACTATCGAACACTTGCTTGCTAAACTTATTCGTGAACGAATTGACGGAATGATTGACTGCTCTCCATTTGGTTGCCGTACTGGTTTTCATTTGATTATGTGGGAGAAACACAATACAACTGAAATCGCCAAAGTTATCAAATCAAGTTTAGAAGAAATTGCCAACGTAACATCATGGGAAGATGTTCCAGGAACAACCATTGAATCTTGCGGCAACTATAAAGACCATAGCCTTTTTACCGCTAAAGAATGGGCAAAATTAATCTTAAAAGACGGTATTTCAGACGACCCATTTGAACGTCATGTCATCTAA